A stretch of Thermococcus bergensis DNA encodes these proteins:
- a CDS encoding zinc ribbon domain-containing protein — protein MEYSRIEKILASLFVAFLLLASINVLRELENVPQRPNYEYYQEKYGIRPLLENQSRLMELERQLFEVYQKAESNLTEAERVYLFKREEYRVALESGNATEELKREYLKAKEEYEKSHFQYLGAKSAYEQTHEKLEELNSKIQELMQKANEEYTKAYNAYKLKVLALKLLFVLPVFVVSLLLLRRYKNIYTSSLIAYSSLLLIYLLLSAIWDTIHLIGLSLFGALATLLALYYVRKEYFKPERVYKRRIAQNKCYSCGFPVKDDYLHCPNCGAKLKEKCEHCGALKPIHLQFCPYCGQ, from the coding sequence ATGGAATATTCACGTATTGAAAAGATACTTGCAAGTTTATTTGTTGCTTTTCTCCTTCTGGCGAGCATAAACGTTCTCAGGGAACTTGAGAATGTTCCCCAAAGACCGAATTATGAATATTACCAAGAAAAATATGGGATAAGACCCCTTCTTGAGAACCAAAGCCGCCTGATGGAACTTGAAAGGCAATTATTCGAGGTATATCAAAAGGCAGAAAGCAATCTAACCGAGGCTGAGAGAGTTTACCTCTTCAAAAGAGAGGAATACAGAGTTGCACTTGAGAGCGGAAACGCAACAGAAGAACTGAAGAGGGAATACCTGAAAGCCAAAGAAGAGTATGAGAAATCCCACTTCCAGTATCTCGGAGCAAAAAGCGCCTATGAACAGACGCATGAAAAACTTGAAGAGCTCAACTCAAAAATCCAGGAGCTCATGCAGAAGGCAAATGAAGAATACACAAAGGCCTACAACGCCTACAAGCTTAAGGTTCTGGCTCTAAAGCTCTTATTTGTCCTACCAGTTTTTGTCGTATCACTTTTGCTCCTCCGGAGGTACAAAAACATTTACACTTCCTCTCTAATAGCGTACTCTTCGCTGTTGCTGATCTACCTTCTGCTCTCTGCAATATGGGACACCATCCACCTCATAGGCCTGAGTCTTTTTGGAGCACTTGCGACTCTTTTAGCCCTCTATTATGTGAGAAAGGAATACTTCAAACCTGAAAGGGTTTATAAAAGAAGAATTGCCCAAAACAAATGCTACAGCTGCGGCTTTCCAGTAAAGGATGATTACCTGCACTGCCCCAACTGTGGAGCAAAGCTAAAAGAAAAGTGTGAGCACTGCGGAGCTCTAAAGCCTATTCACCTTCAATTTTGCCCGTACTGCGGGCAATAG
- a CDS encoding DUF555 domain-containing protein: MGDYIVVLEAPIIVRDVESAEDAINVAVSKVAKALNKEKLDFVRVEIGYSQCPVCGSPFESAFVIGNVGLVGIYLTLKVFNAQSLEHAERIAKAVVGKALKKVPLKVFEIKELHNGKEEEGIEINDNNGI; the protein is encoded by the coding sequence ATGGGAGATTATATAGTCGTCCTTGAAGCTCCAATAATAGTGAGAGATGTTGAAAGTGCCGAAGATGCGATAAACGTTGCCGTATCAAAGGTGGCAAAGGCACTAAACAAGGAGAAACTCGACTTTGTGAGGGTTGAAATCGGTTATTCCCAATGCCCTGTTTGTGGGTCCCCATTTGAGAGTGCGTTTGTTATCGGGAATGTTGGCCTGGTTGGAATTTACCTAACGCTTAAGGTGTTCAATGCTCAAAGCCTCGAGCACGCGGAGAGGATAGCCAAAGCGGTTGTTGGAAAAGCCCTGAAAAAAGTGCCTTTGAAAGTTTTTGAAATTAAAGAGCTCCACAACGGAAAAGAGGAAGAGGGAATAGAGATTAACGATAACAACGGCATTTAA
- a CDS encoding AAA family ATPase — translation MEILKEIEIKNYRGLKHVKFTPKSINIIVGPNNTGKSSILEAIGLAMTAGSKFNDSIEFNLLKYLFELKKYDPRYITHINENMARIQVVLEDKKKRYSIIIEYYPKELPDDERYGLVMEYLEKYAKRIVDRELGREYRLLREVSEYFIESIKKYIDEAKVEELKRDFLRKYLPREIRGYTEVGTPDEYQKLIEQLTDELSAYMLSSPKIVITIYNPNNEIAGLYLYIPERIRSRVSIRTLRYYSPPIYIYIGGIYTIVRPKPKLDIPPFNVVLNFQKSAVASNVGNLYDLVVSKGKIKNALEILKERIPYIEDIRKIEQGMYVLVSHHNAPIPLSSMGDGFVTLLKLSFLIALAESGIIILEEPEVSLHPYFMEIVAEEIVANSKNVQFFISTHSLDLLNSLLEKAEEEDKLHDINVIRLHYREDTKKVYAEVFDGIDAKNEIDEIGTDLRYT, via the coding sequence ATGGAAATACTAAAAGAAATAGAAATTAAAAACTATAGAGGGCTTAAGCATGTCAAATTTACCCCAAAGTCAATTAATATAATTGTTGGTCCAAATAACACAGGTAAATCTTCTATTTTAGAGGCTATTGGCCTAGCAATGACTGCTGGAAGCAAATTTAACGATTCAATTGAATTTAATCTTCTTAAGTATTTGTTCGAATTAAAAAAATATGATCCTAGGTATATCACGCATATAAATGAAAATATGGCTAGAATACAGGTTGTCTTAGAGGACAAGAAAAAAAGATATTCTATTATAATAGAATATTATCCAAAAGAGCTTCCAGATGACGAGCGATATGGATTAGTTATGGAGTACTTGGAAAAATATGCAAAGCGTATAGTGGATAGAGAGCTTGGTAGAGAATATCGGTTATTGAGAGAAGTATCAGAATATTTCATTGAATCGATTAAAAAATATATAGATGAGGCAAAAGTAGAAGAATTGAAACGTGATTTTCTAAGAAAATATCTACCACGAGAGATCAGGGGGTACACAGAGGTAGGTACTCCCGATGAGTATCAAAAACTAATTGAACAACTCACAGATGAATTATCAGCTTATATGCTGTCTTCCCCAAAAATTGTGATCACAATATATAATCCAAATAACGAAATAGCGGGGTTGTATTTGTATATACCAGAGCGAATAAGATCAAGGGTATCTATCAGAACCTTGAGATATTATTCCCCTCCAATTTACATTTACATTGGAGGAATATACACTATTGTTCGTCCTAAACCTAAATTAGATATACCTCCCTTTAATGTTGTACTTAATTTCCAGAAATCTGCTGTGGCATCCAATGTTGGTAATTTATACGACCTAGTCGTATCAAAAGGAAAAATTAAGAATGCACTTGAAATACTTAAAGAAAGAATCCCATATATCGAAGATATTCGAAAAATTGAACAAGGAATGTACGTGCTTGTTTCACATCATAATGCCCCAATACCTCTTTCATCTATGGGTGATGGATTCGTTACATTGCTTAAGTTAAGTTTTTTAATAGCTCTAGCGGAGAGTGGAATAATTATTTTGGAGGAACCTGAAGTCTCTTTGCACCCCTATTTTATGGAGATAGTAGCTGAAGAGATTGTAGCTAACTCAAAAAATGTCCAGTTTTTCATCTCAACTCACAGTTTAGACTTGCTAAACTCCCTCTTGGAGAAGGCTGAAGAGGAAGATAAGCTCCATGATATTAATGTTATACGCCTCCATTATAGGGAGGATACAAAAAAGGTATATGCAGAAGTTTTTGATGGAATAGATGCGAAAAATGAAATCGACGAAATTGGGACTGATTTAAGGTATACTTGA
- a CDS encoding IS982 family transposase (programmed frameshift) codes for MVVLSFQRKILIIKSEIYPIISKHYPKNTHREIISLYDLITFAILAHLHFNGVYKHAYRVLIEEMKLFPKIRYNKLTERLNRHEKLLLLAQEELFKKHAREYVRILDSKPIQTKELARKNRKDKEGSSEVISEKPAVGFVPSKKFYYGYKLTCYSDGNLLALLSVDPANKHDVSVVREKFWVIVEEFSGCFLFLDKGYVSRGLEEEFLRFGVVYTPVKRGNQISNLEEKKFYKYLSDFRRRIETLFSKFSEFLLRPSRSVSLRGLAVRILGAILAVNLDRLYNFTGGGN; via the exons GTGGTTGTATTGAGCTTTCAGAGGAAAATCCTGATCATAAAATCCGAAATCTACCCGATAATCAGCAAACACTACCCGAAAAACACTCACAGGGAAATAATCAGCCTCTACGACCTAATAACCTTCGCAATACTAGCACACTTGCACTTTAACGGAGTTTACAAGCACGCTTACAGAGTCCTAATCGAAGAAATGAAGCTGTTCCCCAAAATCAGGTACAACAAACTAACAGAACGCTTGAACAGGCACGAAAAACTCCTGCTCCTAGCGCAGGAAGAATTATTCAAAAAACACGCCAGAGAATACGTTAGAATACTGGACTCAAAGCCCATTCAGACCAAGGAGTTGGCCAGAAAAAACAGGAAGGATAAGGAGGGTTCTTCAGAAGTCATCTCTGAAAAGCCCGCAGTTGGGTTTGTTCCCTCT AAAAAGTTTTACTATGGGTACAAGCTGACCTGTTACTCTGATGGAAATTTGCTGGCTTTACTGTCTGTTGATCCGGCGAATAAGCATGATGTGAGTGTTGTCCGGGAAAAGTTCTGGGTGATTGTTGAGGAGTTTTCCGGCTGTTTTCTGTTTTTGGATAAGGGGTATGTTAGCAGGGGGCTCGAGGAGGAATTTCTGAGGTTTGGCGTTGTTTACACGCCAGTAAAGCGGGGGAATCAGATTAGTAATCTGGAGGAGAAGAAGTTTTACAAGTACTTGTCTGACTTTCGCAGGAGGATTGAGACTTTGTTTTCGAAGTTTTCTGAGTTTCTTCTGAGGCCGAGCAGGAGTGTTAGTTTGAGGGGGTTAGCTGTCAGGATTTTAGGGGCGATTCTGGCCGTGAATCTGGACAGATTATACAACTTCACAGGTGGTGGGAACTAG
- a CDS encoding DUF357 domain-containing protein, which yields MEREITEEKLKKYFEITRRALEKLEIAVHEKSLLFSVAQDFLTMAKSYYSDAEYYYKKGDYVTAFAALNYAHGFIDAGVRLGVFKGEDDRLFAFG from the coding sequence GTGGAGCGAGAGATCACCGAAGAGAAACTTAAAAAGTATTTTGAAATTACAAGGAGAGCCCTTGAGAAGCTTGAGATAGCAGTCCATGAAAAAAGCCTCCTCTTCTCTGTAGCGCAAGACTTTTTAACCATGGCAAAAAGCTACTATAGCGACGCTGAATACTACTACAAGAAAGGGGACTACGTCACAGCATTTGCCGCTTTGAACTACGCCCATGGCTTTATTGACGCAGGGGTAAGACTTGGAGTGTTTAAAGGTGAAGATGACAGACTATTTGCATTCGGGTGA
- a CDS encoding DUF6544 family protein, with amino-acid sequence MIRILFSLVVFLHGLIHLLGFVKEWNLAEVKQLTGNTLIPLSGGLSKIAGILWLAAGLLFIASAATYLLRKEWWWMLAGIAIPLSQILIIIYWKDAKFGTIATVIVLIACILSYGTWSFDRMTSDELDSFLPEKIERRVVTAEMIDEQPAVVQKWLKRSNIIGKDIMQSAYLKQRGEMRLKPDSDWMKFEAEQYITTNPPGFMWVADVKSTFMHFSGRDKYEDGRGHMLIKLFSLIPVVDAKGKEIDQGVLLRYLGEIVLVPSASLSDYISWEEIDSTTAKATMSYGGITASGTFKFDENGDFVSFEADRYLYSEEGSTLKRWVISANEYGEFGGIRIPVNLSVTWKLDEDFTWYKVEIVDIEYNRGENR; translated from the coding sequence ATGATTAGGATATTATTTTCGCTTGTAGTATTCTTGCACGGATTAATTCATCTGCTTGGATTCGTGAAGGAATGGAATCTGGCTGAAGTGAAGCAACTGACGGGAAATACACTTATTCCTTTGTCTGGCGGTCTGTCTAAAATAGCAGGAATACTCTGGTTGGCAGCGGGCTTGCTTTTCATAGCTTCTGCGGCCACATATCTGTTAAGAAAAGAATGGTGGTGGATGCTCGCAGGTATTGCAATACCCCTATCTCAAATCCTGATTATCATTTACTGGAAGGATGCAAAATTCGGAACTATTGCAACTGTCATCGTACTTATTGCCTGCATTCTCTCATACGGAACCTGGAGCTTTGACAGAATGACAAGTGATGAACTCGACTCATTCCTGCCAGAGAAAATAGAAAGAAGAGTGGTAACTGCAGAGATGATTGATGAACAGCCAGCTGTGGTGCAGAAGTGGCTTAAACGCTCCAATATCATTGGAAAAGACATCATGCAGAGTGCCTATCTGAAACAGAGAGGTGAGATGAGGCTAAAGCCAGATAGCGACTGGATGAAATTTGAAGCTGAGCAGTACATCACAACAAACCCTCCCGGCTTTATGTGGGTGGCTGATGTGAAATCAACCTTTATGCATTTTTCTGGAAGAGATAAGTATGAAGATGGCAGAGGTCACATGCTCATCAAACTGTTTTCCCTTATTCCAGTTGTTGATGCGAAGGGAAAAGAGATAGATCAGGGGGTTTTGCTACGTTACCTGGGTGAGATAGTCCTGGTTCCTTCTGCATCTTTAAGTGACTATATCTCGTGGGAAGAGATAGATTCCACAACTGCGAAGGCAACAATGAGTTATGGGGGAATAACAGCCTCAGGCACATTCAAATTTGATGAGAACGGAGATTTCGTGAGCTTCGAAGCTGATCGCTATCTTTACAGCGAAGAGGGCTCAACTCTTAAGAGATGGGTCATTAGCGCAAATGAGTACGGAGAATTCGGAGGTATCAGAATTCCAGTAAATCTGTCAGTAACATGGAAGCTTGATGAAGACTTCACATGGTATAAAGTGGAGATCGTAGATATAGAATATAACAGGGGTGAAAATAGGTGA
- a CDS encoding NOG1 family protein: protein MKNPFEKMPTILLADELIDKAFRRAEKAASAFNPRGSAVSKARQREELRVRTVSNVIRDNLRKILDRTPGVSTLPPFYQELLDTLVDRRTFHKALASINWGIKTVRTLEERYVEKIRYSRDPEEIARLRREFYGRVASVIKDIADNLEYLNKARDVLKDMPVIDLSLPTIVIAGHPNVGKSTLLRKLTNAKPEVASYPFTTKGINVGQFEEHWMKYQVIDTPGLLDRPLSERNEIEKQAILALKHLGKLIIYIFDPSEYCGFPVEEQMHLFEEIYKEFGEFPFIVVLNKIDIADEEKIKKIEEFLRAKGIEPLKISAEKGIGIEKLKERVIEILKPDMEAIARSTGKIEGE, encoded by the coding sequence ATGAAAAACCCGTTTGAAAAGATGCCAACTATACTTCTTGCGGATGAGCTTATTGATAAAGCGTTTAGGCGAGCTGAGAAAGCTGCCTCTGCCTTTAATCCGAGAGGAAGTGCGGTTAGTAAGGCGAGACAGAGAGAGGAGCTTAGAGTTAGGACGGTTTCAAACGTTATCAGGGATAACCTTAGAAAAATCCTCGACAGGACTCCGGGAGTTTCAACCTTGCCTCCTTTCTACCAGGAACTCCTAGATACGCTCGTTGATAGGAGGACGTTCCATAAGGCTCTGGCTTCAATAAACTGGGGGATAAAGACCGTAAGAACACTTGAAGAGAGGTACGTGGAAAAAATCAGGTATTCGAGGGATCCAGAGGAGATTGCACGACTTAGGAGAGAATTTTATGGAAGAGTTGCGAGCGTTATAAAGGACATAGCCGACAATCTCGAGTACCTGAACAAAGCGAGGGATGTTCTCAAAGATATGCCCGTAATAGACCTCAGCCTTCCCACGATAGTGATAGCCGGGCACCCAAACGTTGGAAAATCGACACTGTTGAGAAAGCTCACCAATGCCAAGCCAGAAGTGGCGAGTTATCCTTTCACGACGAAGGGTATAAACGTTGGCCAGTTTGAGGAGCACTGGATGAAGTACCAGGTTATAGACACACCTGGTCTCCTAGATAGACCATTAAGCGAGAGAAATGAAATCGAAAAACAGGCAATCTTAGCATTGAAGCACCTTGGCAAGCTGATAATTTACATCTTTGATCCGAGCGAATACTGTGGCTTCCCAGTAGAGGAGCAGATGCACCTTTTTGAGGAAATCTATAAGGAATTTGGAGAGTTCCCGTTCATAGTCGTGCTTAACAAGATAGACATTGCTGATGAAGAAAAGATAAAGAAGATCGAAGAATTCCTCAGGGCTAAGGGGATTGAACCATTGAAAATCTCTGCCGAGAAGGGAATTGGAATAGAAAAGCTAAAAGAAAGAGTTATAGAAATATTAAAGCCGGATATGGAAGCTATTGCCCGCAGTACGGGCAAAATTGAAGGTGAATAG
- a CDS encoding DUF763 domain-containing protein, whose protein sequence is MMRRGIAELPLHGGHVPRWLALRMKRLAELVLRLLVDEYGTQGVLERLADPVWFQALNNLIGMDWDSSGSTTVTAGIIKEVLSREELGIKAAGGKGAKSRQTPEELKKISEIYELNPSDYIKTSKLVAKVDTVALQNGYQLYHHVFFVDEEGRWAVVQQGMNPSVKLARRYHWFSEKIQSFTLEPHKGISGIKNDYALNTIARESKEYQKTLLDIISESPTKIEREVKSIEALSKGYTPLFYKPYEKRKVLPIMERYQSLGKLELNKRALELARELSVKNYDELLLIKGLGPSTLRALSLVLELIYDVHPSWKDPITHPPDPFKFAYAVGGKDKVPFPVERGTYDDLISFLEKLLEKGKEERELVKQVTKISKKWRFPEEEKRAT, encoded by the coding sequence ATGATGAGAAGAGGAATTGCGGAGCTCCCACTTCACGGCGGACATGTGCCGAGATGGCTGGCTTTGAGAATGAAGAGGTTAGCCGAGCTTGTTCTAAGGCTCCTTGTCGATGAATACGGCACTCAAGGGGTTCTCGAAAGGCTGGCAGACCCGGTGTGGTTTCAAGCGCTTAACAACCTAATCGGCATGGACTGGGATTCATCAGGCTCAACAACCGTAACAGCTGGAATTATAAAAGAAGTCCTCTCAAGGGAAGAGCTCGGGATAAAAGCCGCTGGCGGAAAAGGAGCGAAAAGCAGACAAACTCCAGAAGAGCTGAAGAAAATAAGCGAGATTTACGAGCTAAATCCCAGCGATTACATAAAGACCTCCAAGCTCGTTGCAAAGGTCGACACCGTTGCCCTGCAAAACGGCTACCAGCTCTACCATCACGTTTTCTTTGTTGATGAAGAAGGTAGATGGGCAGTTGTGCAGCAGGGGATGAACCCTTCGGTCAAGCTTGCAAGGCGATACCACTGGTTCTCTGAAAAAATTCAATCCTTCACTTTGGAGCCCCACAAAGGTATAAGTGGAATAAAAAACGATTATGCATTGAATACAATCGCCAGAGAAAGCAAAGAGTACCAGAAAACCCTTTTGGATATAATCTCCGAAAGTCCAACAAAAATTGAAAGAGAGGTCAAGAGTATAGAGGCCCTCTCAAAGGGTTACACTCCGCTGTTCTATAAACCCTACGAAAAAAGGAAAGTTTTGCCAATAATGGAGAGGTACCAGAGCCTTGGAAAGCTTGAGCTCAACAAGAGGGCATTGGAGCTGGCAAGGGAGCTGAGTGTGAAGAATTATGATGAACTTTTGCTGATTAAAGGCTTAGGGCCGAGCACTCTGAGAGCCCTCTCCTTGGTTCTCGAGCTTATCTATGACGTCCATCCCTCATGGAAAGACCCGATAACTCACCCGCCTGATCCATTCAAGTTCGCCTATGCCGTTGGTGGGAAGGACAAAGTACCCTTCCCCGTTGAAAGAGGGACTTATGACGACTTGATATCATTTCTTGAGAAGCTTCTTGAAAAGGGCAAAGAGGAAAGGGAGCTCGTTAAACAGGTGACGAAGATAAGCAAGAAGTGGAGGTTTCCCGAGGAAGAGAAAAGGGCGACTTGA
- a CDS encoding 30S ribosomal protein S8e produces the protein MAIWQGRSLKKPSGGRIIFARKKRKRELGREPAFTRVVEDNEERKIIRTYGGNRKVRLVKALYANVFENGKGKKVKIISVVENPANRQYIRRNIITKGAIIQTEIGKAIVTSRPGQDGVVNAVLIKEENA, from the coding sequence ATGGCTATCTGGCAGGGAAGATCACTCAAAAAGCCTTCAGGTGGAAGAATCATATTCGCAAGAAAGAAGAGAAAAAGGGAGCTCGGAAGAGAGCCAGCATTTACAAGAGTAGTTGAGGACAACGAGGAAAGGAAGATAATCAGAACATACGGTGGCAACAGGAAGGTCAGGCTCGTAAAGGCACTCTACGCAAACGTTTTCGAAAACGGAAAGGGTAAAAAGGTAAAGATAATCAGCGTAGTTGAGAACCCAGCTAACAGGCAATACATAAGAAGGAACATCATCACAAAGGGTGCAATAATCCAGACAGAGATTGGAAAGGCAATCGTTACTTCAAGACCAGGACAAGATGGCGTTGTAAACGCAGTTCTTATTAAGGAAGAAAATGCCTGA
- the pyrG gene encoding glutamine hydrolyzing CTP synthase codes for MAKFIFVTGGVVSGLGKGITSASLGMLMKSRGFRTTNIKIDPYINYDAGTMSPYQHGEVFVLDDGGEVDLDLGNYERFLDTNLTFDHNITTGKVYSAVIEKERRGDYLGATVQVIPHITNEIKERIRRIAREYDVVVVEIGGTVGDIESMPFLEAARQMQIEEGRENVAFVHVTYVPKLKVVGEQKTKPTQHSVKELRSLGILPDAIVARSEDPLEEEARKKISLFTNVPEEAVISAYDVEDTYEVPLLLEREGLGKYLTKRLGLEEREPELKTWEEMVRKYKSLKDEVEIAIVGKYVKLADSYLSIKEALKHSSVANDVKVKIRWVEAEDLEKEGFKLLEGVHGIIVPGGFGARGSEGKIMAIQYARENDIPFLGICFGFQLTVVEFARHVLGLEGANSTEIDPQTPYPVVDLMPEQRGLDKLGGTMRLGAYPIKIKEGTLAHRLYGKELIYERHRHRWEVNPEYVEQFEKAGLVFSGIAGDDERRMEILELPDKRYFVATQFHPEFKSRPMNPAPVFRGLVKAAKEMKG; via the coding sequence ATGGCAAAGTTCATCTTTGTAACCGGTGGGGTTGTGAGTGGACTTGGAAAGGGAATAACGAGCGCTTCACTGGGCATGCTCATGAAATCTAGAGGATTCAGAACTACAAACATCAAAATAGACCCGTACATCAACTACGATGCCGGAACAATGAGTCCCTATCAACATGGAGAGGTTTTCGTACTCGATGATGGAGGAGAAGTTGACCTCGACCTTGGAAACTACGAGCGCTTTTTGGACACAAACCTGACGTTTGACCACAATATAACAACCGGAAAGGTGTATTCTGCAGTTATAGAGAAAGAAAGAAGGGGCGACTACCTAGGTGCAACCGTGCAGGTTATACCCCACATCACCAACGAGATAAAGGAGCGCATAAGGAGAATAGCCAGGGAGTATGATGTTGTTGTCGTTGAAATAGGTGGTACAGTTGGTGACATAGAGAGCATGCCATTCCTTGAGGCAGCCCGTCAGATGCAGATCGAAGAAGGGAGAGAAAACGTCGCCTTTGTCCACGTGACCTACGTTCCAAAGCTCAAAGTCGTTGGAGAGCAAAAAACCAAGCCAACACAGCACAGCGTTAAGGAGCTGCGCTCACTGGGAATTCTGCCTGACGCAATAGTGGCGAGGAGTGAAGACCCCTTGGAAGAGGAGGCCAGAAAAAAGATAAGCCTCTTCACAAACGTGCCAGAAGAGGCAGTGATAAGTGCCTACGACGTTGAAGACACCTATGAAGTCCCGCTCCTCCTTGAGAGGGAAGGGCTCGGTAAATACTTAACTAAAAGGCTCGGACTTGAAGAGAGAGAACCTGAACTGAAGACCTGGGAAGAGATGGTCAGAAAGTACAAGAGCCTGAAGGATGAGGTGGAGATAGCCATTGTAGGGAAGTACGTCAAGCTTGCCGACTCATATCTCAGCATAAAGGAAGCACTGAAGCACTCAAGCGTTGCCAACGACGTCAAGGTGAAGATAAGATGGGTCGAAGCTGAAGACCTGGAAAAAGAAGGCTTTAAGCTCCTTGAAGGGGTTCACGGTATAATAGTGCCCGGCGGATTTGGTGCAAGGGGCAGCGAGGGCAAGATCATGGCCATCCAGTATGCGAGAGAAAACGACATCCCCTTCCTTGGCATCTGCTTTGGATTCCAGCTAACCGTTGTAGAGTTTGCAAGACACGTACTTGGCCTCGAAGGGGCAAACTCAACCGAGATAGACCCACAAACGCCGTATCCAGTTGTTGACCTCATGCCGGAGCAAAGGGGGCTTGACAAGCTCGGTGGCACCATGAGGCTTGGAGCGTATCCAATTAAAATAAAAGAGGGCACCCTTGCCCACAGGCTCTATGGTAAGGAGCTCATATATGAACGCCACAGGCACCGCTGGGAGGTAAACCCAGAATACGTGGAACAGTTTGAAAAGGCGGGCCTTGTGTTCAGTGGGATAGCGGGAGACGACGAAAGAAGAATGGAAATCCTTGAGCTTCCAGACAAACGCTACTTCGTGGCAACCCAGTTCCATCCAGAGTTTAAGTCAAGGCCAATGAACCCAGCGCCTGTATTCAGGGGATTGGTAAAAGCAGCGAAAGAAATGAAAGGCTAA
- a CDS encoding DNA cytosine methyltransferase, which yields MKVIDLFAGAGGFSRGFREEGFEIVAAVENFPPKAKAYQVNFPETIVFVEDIKRLDAEKLKKEIGEVEVIIGGPPCEPFTAINLKRKEDPLDRLYNDPIGRLVLHFIRFLKAFRPAIFVMEEVPQVMEGPLKEALQKEFKKAGYEVYFNILDAYDYGTPQIRKRVFVSNIPLNPPKVKEKLTVWDAIGDLPDPLFSEEEIPNHEYVPLSAKKRRAIAGLEWGEALHSFGGRFKNWIRLHPYKPAPTVRGTSRFIHPFEDRLLTVREQARLMGYPDYHIFLEGRNVQYDSVGESVPPTVARAIAEVVKEMLKKTP from the coding sequence ATGAAGGTAATAGACCTCTTCGCAGGTGCGGGGGGATTCAGCAGGGGGTTTAGAGAAGAGGGATTTGAAATAGTCGCCGCTGTAGAGAACTTTCCTCCAAAAGCAAAGGCCTATCAGGTCAATTTTCCCGAAACGATTGTCTTTGTGGAGGACATCAAGAGGCTTGATGCGGAGAAGCTCAAAAAGGAGATTGGAGAGGTTGAAGTAATTATAGGCGGTCCTCCGTGTGAGCCCTTTACCGCAATAAACCTGAAGAGGAAGGAGGACCCCCTTGACAGGCTTTACAATGATCCAATTGGCAGACTGGTTCTCCATTTTATCAGATTTTTGAAGGCTTTTAGGCCAGCAATTTTCGTTATGGAAGAGGTTCCTCAGGTCATGGAAGGCCCTCTGAAAGAAGCCCTCCAGAAAGAGTTCAAAAAAGCCGGCTATGAGGTTTACTTTAATATCCTAGACGCTTATGATTATGGAACGCCACAGATAAGGAAGAGGGTATTTGTGTCAAACATTCCCCTAAATCCGCCGAAAGTTAAGGAGAAGCTCACCGTGTGGGATGCAATAGGCGATCTTCCTGATCCACTATTCTCTGAAGAAGAAATCCCAAACCACGAGTACGTTCCCCTCTCTGCTAAGAAGAGGAGGGCAATTGCAGGGCTTGAATGGGGGGAAGCACTGCACTCCTTTGGAGGCAGGTTTAAGAACTGGATAAGACTACACCCTTACAAGCCCGCCCCAACTGTTAGGGGGACGAGCAGGTTTATCCATCCGTTTGAGGACAGGCTCTTGACGGTTAGGGAGCAGGCAAGGCTTATGGGCTATCCAGACTATCATATCTTCCTTGAGGGGAGAAACGTGCAGTATGACAGCGTTGGGGAGTCGGTTCCACCGACGGTTGCAAGGGCTATAGCGGAAGTTGTTAAAGAGATGCTCAAGAAAACTCCATGA